One SAR86 cluster bacterium genomic window carries:
- a CDS encoding YheV family putative metal-binding protein, which yields MEGYKFIAGAICPSCKEQDSIVLKDDDSEVKCISCNYFELKNDKDLGSIKIIDD from the coding sequence ATGGAAGGCTATAAATTTATTGCTGGGGCTATATGTCCCTCTTGTAAAGAGCAAGATAGCATAGTGCTTAAAGATGATGATTCCGAGGTTAAATGTATTTCTTGTAACTATTTTGAGCTTAAGAATGATAAAGATCTTGGATCTATTAAAATAATTGATGATTAG
- the hemF gene encoding oxygen-dependent coproporphyrinogen oxidase, translating into MLDKIAENFREIHQSLIDNFYRYEQKEKIIVDKWEKESLGRGISVVVDCGKFFDKAGINFSQISGNSLPRSSVGGEGYKDAPYFATGVSVVFHPKNPNIPTAHLNVRYFATFNEKNEINEDWFGGGFDLTPYVPFEEDCKSWHQQAQTASKNKYQEWKNNCDDYFFLKHRNEHRGVGGIFYEKQTFEKPEQGLELSKSVAESFLNGYNNILDKRKDLEFTKRQKDFQIFRRGRYVEFNLLYDRGTLFGLQSGGRIESILMSLPSEVSWRYKFDQNLNSEEQNLYNLISKKHQWI; encoded by the coding sequence ATGTTAGATAAAATAGCAGAAAACTTTCGAGAGATTCATCAATCACTAATAGATAACTTTTATCGTTATGAACAAAAAGAAAAAATTATTGTTGATAAATGGGAAAAAGAGTCTCTAGGTCGTGGTATTTCAGTTGTTGTAGATTGCGGCAAATTTTTTGATAAAGCTGGAATCAATTTCTCCCAAATCTCTGGCAATTCTTTACCTAGATCATCTGTTGGAGGCGAGGGGTATAAAGACGCTCCCTATTTTGCAACTGGAGTTTCAGTTGTCTTTCATCCCAAAAACCCAAACATACCAACTGCGCATTTAAATGTAAGGTACTTTGCGACTTTCAATGAGAAAAATGAAATTAACGAAGATTGGTTTGGAGGAGGTTTTGACCTAACACCTTACGTTCCATTTGAAGAAGACTGTAAATCTTGGCATCAGCAAGCCCAGACTGCATCAAAAAATAAATATCAAGAATGGAAAAATAATTGTGATGATTATTTCTTTTTAAAACACAGAAATGAGCACAGAGGTGTTGGCGGTATTTTCTATGAAAAACAAACATTTGAAAAACCTGAACAAGGATTAGAACTGTCCAAAAGTGTTGCAGAGTCCTTTTTAAATGGATACAACAATATTTTAGATAAAAGAAAAGATCTTGAATTTACAAAAAGACAAAAAGATTTTCAGATATTTAGAAGGGGAAGGTATGTAGAATTTAACCTTTTGTATGACAGAGGAACTTTATTTGGACTCCAATCTGGAGGAAGAATAGAGTCAATTTTGATGTCTCTCCCAAGCGAAGTTTCATGGCGCTATAAATTTGATCAAAATCTTAATAGTGAGGAGCAAAACCTTTACAACCTAATATCCAAAAAGCACCAATGGATATGA
- the purE gene encoding 5-(carboxyamino)imidazole ribonucleotide mutase codes for MDEIKVSVILGSDSDVELGKAAINSLKDFSIPCELKVISAHRSPDVLVEYLKNSKDRGCKVYIGIAGMAAHLAGAIAAHSSSPVLGVPSANSSLNGLDAILSTLQMPAGVPVATFAAGKAGATNAGIFAAQMLAASDDDLAEKINSFKAELREKTILKDKNLDRD; via the coding sequence ATGGACGAAATTAAAGTTTCTGTAATTCTTGGTTCTGATTCAGATGTTGAATTAGGAAAAGCTGCTATTAATTCCTTGAAAGATTTCTCAATTCCTTGTGAATTAAAAGTCATTTCTGCCCACCGCTCTCCTGATGTGTTAGTAGAGTATTTGAAAAATTCAAAAGATAGAGGCTGTAAGGTTTATATAGGAATTGCCGGTATGGCAGCACACTTGGCTGGTGCTATAGCCGCACATTCATCAAGTCCAGTTTTAGGAGTTCCATCAGCAAATAGTTCGTTGAATGGCTTGGATGCTATCTTATCAACATTACAAATGCCTGCAGGTGTACCAGTAGCAACTTTTGCAGCTGGCAAGGCTGGCGCAACAAATGCTGGAATTTTTGCTGCACAGATGTTGGCGGCCAGCGATGATGACTTAGCAGAAAAAATTAACTCTTTTAAAGCAGAGTTAAGAGAGAAAACTATTCTCAAAGATAAAAATCTTGATAGAGACTGA
- the def gene encoding peptide deformylase yields the protein MNKLNILTFPDPRLRKTAEPVVDFNDELKSMASDMLHTMYEDKGIGLAATQVDIHKRLIVIDLSEDKSSPLYIINPDYEILDDTLELSEEGCLSIPSFRQEVKRAKKIKLKYQDLNGLDKELTAEGLLGFCIQHEIDHLNGKLLVDYSSSLKRNRIRDKLLKLKDEKK from the coding sequence ATGAATAAGTTAAATATATTAACATTTCCTGACCCAAGGTTAAGAAAAACTGCTGAACCAGTCGTAGATTTTAACGATGAATTAAAATCTATGGCATCCGATATGCTGCATACAATGTATGAAGATAAAGGGATAGGCCTAGCGGCAACTCAAGTAGACATCCATAAAAGATTAATCGTAATTGATTTATCTGAGGACAAAAGTAGTCCTTTATATATAATCAACCCTGATTATGAAATTTTAGATGATACTCTTGAATTATCGGAAGAAGGCTGCTTATCCATTCCCTCTTTTAGGCAGGAAGTTAAGAGAGCAAAGAAAATAAAATTAAAATATCAAGACTTAAATGGCTTAGATAAAGAGTTGACTGCAGAGGGTTTATTAGGTTTTTGCATACAACATGAAATTGATCATCTAAACGGAAAATTATTAGTAGATTATTCATCGTCTTTAAAGAGGAATAGAATTAGAGATAAGCTTTTGAAGCTTAAAGATGAAAAAAAATAG
- a CDS encoding L-threonylcarbamoyladenylate synthase — protein MIETDKISLAASWIKEKKIIAYPTEGVWGIGCINKQSVISKLSEIKQRPKDKKYILLFRSVDDLRKKFDVKKDYIKQIKELSNSFTTIIVPLNKNNSIAVRIPKIEILQDLLEEVGEEIVSTSANISSFSVCKNVNQIKKVFSNKIFGILNLPLGGENRSSRIYDLKTNAYVR, from the coding sequence TTGATAGAGACTGACAAGATATCTTTAGCAGCCAGTTGGATTAAAGAGAAAAAAATCATTGCCTATCCAACAGAGGGAGTTTGGGGCATTGGCTGCATTAATAAGCAATCTGTAATCTCAAAATTAAGTGAAATTAAACAAAGACCTAAAGATAAAAAATATATCTTACTTTTCAGAAGTGTTGACGATTTAAGAAAAAAATTTGATGTGAAAAAAGATTACATCAAGCAAATTAAGGAACTATCAAATAGTTTCACAACAATCATCGTTCCTTTAAATAAAAATAACAGTATTGCAGTCAGAATTCCAAAAATTGAAATTCTTCAAGATTTACTTGAAGAAGTTGGTGAAGAAATTGTTTCTACATCAGCAAACATATCATCATTTAGTGTGTGTAAAAATGTAAATCAAATTAAAAAAGTTTTTTCTAATAAAATTTTTGGTATTCTTAACCTCCCTTTAGGCGGAGAAAATAGATCGTCAAGAATTTATGATTTAAAGACTAATGCATATGTTAGATAA